AAGATCTGATCCTCTTGACTTGGTAGGTGCTTGAATTGTGACAAATAGCAATATGGTTTAAGTAGAAATTCTCACAAGTTAAATGGCCCATCCATTTTCAGAACACATTTTCATGAGTGTATTTGTATACAGTCCTTGCACTGCGTAACTTTTGGATAACTTCTTTACTTAAGGTGTCACGAAAATGCAACCATCAAATCAAAAATGATATATTCTTCCTCTAAACCTGCACTGAAGAAGGCCCTGAATGGTAACTTTCTGCCACTTTTTAAGTACTTTTGATATTAATAGTTCATATTCagtattttctgatttttaaattgttttcaacAGGTATCAAGCTTGATCTGGAGCTGACTGATTTTTCAGATTGTAGCCGGAAAGAGTTTTTAACCAAACTTGGAAAGGGAGAAAAATTACTCAGTCTGGAGGGCAGAGATTGCGACCGCTCTGACAGTGATAGTGATGACGATGAAGAGGAACATGGGAGTGACCATGAACATGGAAAGGGATGTGAGAAGTCAGGTGACAAAAGGCAGGACCAAGCAAAAGGATATGGTGTGAAGTCCTAAATGACAATGTATACAATGCATCTTTTTTGAGAAATACATTAGAGAGGGTAGCAATTATTTCCCTTGTATATTTGTCTCAATGTTTATCTGAATAAATGTTGCTTGAAATGTAGCCTGCAAcagacatattttctttttatggaTTAGTTACTAATGACATGCTCTGTGTACaattatatactgtaaaatATTCTAATCAGAATTAGGCCAGAATGTCTGGGCCTgtacatttgaaaatgtttcactgaaatATGGTTATAATTTGTTTGAAATCCATAAAGAATAAAGGAACTTTGACAAACTAGTCTTGTATTGAAAAAAATTGATGCAACTAATTGTGCAAGTCTGAGTTTTGGTTGATCACTGATTTGGCAAAGCAATCAAACATGTTAAAGTTGTTCAAATATGTTGCAAAATTAAGTTTAGATAATGTTCGATAAAAATAAGGTATACCTcactaccccccacccccccaagaAAAGTTTAACTGGTTTAGATTCACAGAACTGATCGATTTGAATTAAAATCAGTGAAAAATTGTCATCTGCTTCATTAAGACACTTTTTTTCCCAATCTGTAGATACAAAGTTTTGTGTTTGTCCACCTATCCCATcccatgatttatttttcagataGTTTAACATTGCTTTTTAATTGTCTGTTTTCCATAAC
This is a stretch of genomic DNA from Antennarius striatus isolate MH-2024 chromosome 11, ASM4005453v1, whole genome shotgun sequence. It encodes these proteins:
- the cfl1l gene encoding non-muscle cofilin 1-like — protein: MSGVEVCDEVKNIFDRMKKVKQGGDQSDRLRLVVFRVCGKNIDVTETMTNKQCAGKDVYTIVRKHLREKDCCYILYDCHYRTVETSDHEDLILLTWCHENATIKSKMIYSSSKPALKKALNGIKLDLELTDFSDCSRKEFLTKLGKGEKLLSLEGRDCDRSDSDSDDDEEEHGSDHEHGKGCEKSGDKRQDQAKGYGVKS